The proteins below are encoded in one region of Syngnathus acus chromosome 2, fSynAcu1.2, whole genome shotgun sequence:
- the cfap20 gene encoding cilia- and flagella-associated protein 20, which produces MFKNTFQSGFLSILYSIGSKPLQIWDKKVRNGHIKRITDNDIHSLVLEVEGTNVSTTYITCPADPKKTLGIKLPFLVMIIKNLKKYFTFEVQVLDDKNVRRRFRASNYQSTTRVKPFICTMPMRLDDGWNQIQFNLSDFTRRAYGTNYIETLRVQIHANCRIRRVYFSDRLYSEDELPAEFKLYVPVQSQKAKQ; this is translated from the exons ATGTTCAAAAACACGTTCCAAAGTGGATTTCTTTCTATTCTATATAGTATCGGTAGCAAACCGCTTCAGATATGGGATAAGAAG GTACGGAATGGTCACATAAAGAGAATTACAGATAACGACATTCATTCACTGGTGTTGGAGGTCGAAGGTACAAACGTCAG TACTACCTATATAACCTGTCCAGCTGACCCAAAAAAGACACTGGGTATCAAGTTGCCTTTTCTTGTAATGATCATCAAAAACTTAAAGAAATATTTCACCTTCGAAGTTCAG GTGTTAGATGATAAAAATGTTCGACGGCGCTTTAGAGCGAGTAACTACCAGAGCACGACGCGAGTGAAGCCGTTCATCTGCACCATGCCAATGAGACTTGATGATGGCTGGAACCAGATTCAGTTCAATCTCTCAGACTTCACCAGAAGAGCCTACGGAACCAACTATATTGAGACGTTGCGTGTGCAG ATTCATGCTAACTGTCGTATCAGGAGGGTATATTTCTCAGACAGGCTCTACTCTGAGGATGAGCTACCGGCCGAGTTCAAACTCTATGTCCCTGTCCAGAGCCAGAAGGCCAAG caGTAG
- the LOC119131728 gene encoding NUAK family SNF1-like kinase 1, whose product MGRRDGDSRGAMNTGERSELGYPQDSRRKLGGRAGLCGLESDADVDAAGRPVMEVKKHQHKHNLKHRYELMETLGKGTYGKVKKAVDRASLQTVAIKTIRKERITDDLDKIHIQREIEITSSLQHSYIIRFLEVFESRDKIVIVMEYASKGELYDYILGKGKLAETEARSIFRQITSAVHYCHKNGVVHRDLKLENILLDQDLNVKLADFGLSNQYQRGTLLQTFCGSPLYAAPEIVSGLPYQGPEVDCWALGVLLYALVYSSMPFDGVSHSILKEQICHGRYRRPNPPSDACALIDWLLTVRVDERATIEDVANHWWVNWGYEESVCDCASSAHPDCPSPLLARYIDWQNRVAVNLPADPHHQRYFSLPLRAERGGRTRGGTSNVRKSRKENAIPQTTQGACGGAATSGSASSGERKKPKSILKHQRSFDSVLHSPPKESPHSGSVDPHLYQKHALGHIDAEVLSTSLSSPSTFRQPSSKMPKKGILKNLNEGETGCVSSSRGRESRPGVQEDDSENSCLKKQHTFVPAAENSPTMRTEAVRRRKGILKRNGKFSRSLELPEEQRSPPLFPDTLQQFLRVKMGADGHQSRPSSVVSEDSLFSSDSFDLLDFSTQSRREAFCQGVQNSTCNSEEDLRGRAGESEASETKW is encoded by the exons ATGGGCAGACGTGATGGCGACAGCAGAGGCGCGATGAACACCGGCGAGCGCTCGGAGCTCGGCTACCCGCAGGACTCTCGTCGCAAGCTTGGCGGACGCGCAGGCTTGTGCGGCTTGGAATCGGACGCAGACGTGGATGCGGCGGGCCGGCCGGTGATGGAGGTGAAGAAGCACCAGCACAAACATAACTTGAAACACCGCTACGAGCTGATGGAGACGCTGGGGAAGGGCACCTACGGCAAAGTGAAGAAGGCGGTGGACAGGGCAAGCCTCCAAACG GTGGCCATCAAGACAATCCGTAAGGAGcgcatcacagacgaccttgACAAAATTCACATCCAGAGGGAGATTGAGATTACCTCCTCGCTCCAGCACTCCTACATCATACGCTTCCTCGAGG TGTTCGAGAGCCGCGATAAGATTGTGATAGTGATGGAGTACGCCAGCAAAGGCGAGCTATACGATTACATCCTGGGCAAGGGGAAACTTGCGGAAACAGAAGCCCGGAGCATCTTCAGGCAAATCACATCGGCTGTCCACTACTGCCACAAG AACGGTGTTGTGCATCGAGACCTTAAGCTGGAGAACATCCTTTTGGATCAAGATCTGAATGTGAAG CTGGCCGACTTTGGCCTTTCCAATCAGTACCAAAGAGGCACTCTGCTGCAGACCTTCTGTGGAAGTCCGCTCTATGCCGCCCCAGAAATAGTGAGTGGGCTGCCCTACCAGGGACCAGAG GTGGACTGCTGGGCGCTGGGTGTGCTTTTGTACGCACTGGTGTACAGCAGTATGCCATTTGATGGAGTCAGTCACTCCATCCTCAAAGAGCAGATATGCCACGGTCGCTATCGAAGACCCAACCCCCCCTCAG ACGCCTGCGCTCTTATCGACTGGCTGTTGACGGTGCGTGTGGACGAGAGGGCCACAATCGAGGATGTAGCCAACCACTGGTGGGTGAACTGGGGATACGAGGAGAGCGTGTGCGATTGCGCTTCATCAGCCCACCCGGACTGTCCCTCCCCCCTCCTGGCTCGCTACATCGACTGGCAGAATCGGGTTGCCGTCAATCTGCCTGCTGATCCCCATCATCAGCGTTACTTCAGCTTGCCTCTCCGGGCTGAGCGAGGAGGAAGAACGCGAGGGGGAACGTCCAACGTCCGAAAGTCTCGCAAGGAGAACGCTATTCCGCAGACTACACAAGGAGCCTGTGGTGGTGCTGCAACTTctggctccgcctcctccggcGAAAGAAAGAAACCCAAAAGTATTCTGAAACACCAGAGGAGCTTTGACTCTGTTTTGCACAGCCCTCCCAAAGAAAGTCCCCACTCAGGTTCCGTTGATCCCCATCTTTATCAAAAACATGCACTTGGTCACATTGATGCTGAAGTCCTATCCACCAGTCTGTCATCTCCCAGTACATTCAGACAGCCCTCCtctaaaatgcccaaaaaggGGATACTTAAAAACCTGAATGAAGGGGAGACAGGTTGTGTCTCCTCATCacgtggaagagagtccagacCAGGCGTCCAAGAGGATGATTCTGAAAACTCCTGCTTGAAAAAACAGCACACATTTGTCCCAGCAGCAGAGAACAGTCCAACCATGCGCACAGAGGCGGTGAGAAGACGAAAGGGCATTCTCAAACGGAACGGCAAGTTCTCACGCAGTCTGGAGCTTCCGGAGGAACAGCGCTCACCGCCGCTATTTCCAGACACTCTCCAACAGTTCCTCCGGGTCAAAATGGGGGCCGACGGACACCAAAGCCGCCCCTCAAGCGTGGTGAGCGAGGACAGCCTTTTCTCGAGCGACTCCTTCGACCTCCTGGACTTCAGCACACAATCGCGCCGTGAGGCTTTTTGCCAGGGGGTGCAGAACAGCACATGTAACTCAGAGGAGGATCTGAGAGGTAGAGCAGGTGAAAGTGAAGCAAGTGAGACCAAGTGGTGA
- the LOC119131734 gene encoding kelch repeat and BTB domain-containing protein 12-like isoform X2, whose product MDTLLVATAQAEHGAHLLRQLEKMRTTQELTDVVLVAGGISFACHKVVLSAFSPYFQAMFTCGLKETRGGEVPLRDTSAHSLELLLGYMYRAELYLSNDNIQAVSAAAFLLHVDGAFRHMEARMDASNCVGLYHWARDLGATSLADCAFRYLCQHFTQVCEEEEVLDLDAQSLADLLASDDLNISQEEVVLELVLRWVAKRRGDSQREAQAVELLGRVRLELVDPVFLQKARRRNPVLLRDFECFRMFDTALQNSCQASAPPRQTLRYGMETTNFLICLGDVDKDGVPSRRGGRADQNFCFAPRDRKTHYIPSPLKGSAGFGQISGGAVTRDNTIVVAVEAEDERRMKRVDLYRYNPAEESIWVELCSAEHRDMYAFGLLGDAVYVIGGQMKVHHHYVITDSVMRWSLRRGGSWISFAPLPLPLACHSTVSLKDRLYVLGGWSPQSHPDEEPDKLNNRVFQFDPGKDRWKECARMKCSRYRFGSAVLNGEIYILGGIGCDGEDLGQSRRSLSSVEIYNPETDTWRLGPTLPMSLLSLRNNTTNAGVVQGKLYLCGYYKGASRHEIITKEVLELDPAENVWAVVERHAAMHDSYDVCVVANLNPRDLITQ is encoded by the exons ATGGATACTCTCCTGGTGGCCACCGCTCAGGCTGAGCATGGAGCACATCTTCTTAGGCAACTGGAGAAGATGAGAACTACCCAGGAGCTCACTGACGTGGTTCTAGTTGCTGGCGGCATTTCCTTCGCTTGCCACAAGGTGGTGCTGTCTGCATTTAGCCCATACTTCCAG GCCATGTTTACATGTGGTCTAAAAGAAACAAGGGGAGGCGAAGTACCCCTGAGAGACACTTCAGCTCACAGCTTGGAGCTTCTTCTGGGATACATGTACCGCGCTGAACTCTACCTGTCCAACGACAACATCCAGGCAGTGTCTGCTGCCGCCTTCCTGCTTCATGTCGATGGAGCATTCCG GCACATGGAGGCCAGGATGGACGCTTCCAACTGTGTTGGTCTGTACCACTGGGCCAGAGACTTGGGGGCCACAAGTTTGGCTGACTGTGCTTTTCGATACCTTTGTCAACACTTTACACAG gtttgtgaagaagaggaagttCTGGATTTGGATGCTCAAAGTCTTGCAGATCTGCTGGCATCAGATGACCTGAACATCTCCCAGGAGGAGGTGGTGCTGGAGCTGGTGTTGCGTTGGGTGGCGAAGCGGCGAGGGGATTCGCAGAGGGAAGCTCAGGCTGTGGAGTTGCTCGGGCGTGTCCGGCTGGAGCTTGTGGATCCCGTGTTCCTGCAAAAAGCGAGGAGGAGAAACCCG GTTTTGCTGCGAGACTTTGAGTGCTTTCGGATGTTTGACACGGCTCTCCAGAACTCATGCCAGGCATCGGCCCCGCCTCGACAAACACTTCGCTACGGGATGGAGACCACCAACTTCCTGATCTGCTTGGGAGACGTGGACAAGGATGGGGTTCCATCCCGGCGTGGGGGCCGTGCTGATCAAAATTTTTGCTTCGCTCCCCGAGACAGAAAGACTCACTACATACCTTCTCCTCTGAAGGGCTCAGCGGGGTTTGGTCAGATCTCAGGGGGCGCTGTGACTCGTGACAACACCATAGTGGTCGCCGTAGAGGCAGAAGATGAACGTAGAATGAAGAGAGTGGATCTCTACAG GTACAATCCTGCCGAGGAGTCTATCTGGGTCGAACTTTGTTCGGCGGAACATAGGGACATGTATGCTTTCGGGCTGCTGGGTGACGCAGTCTACGTGATTGGCGGTCAGATGAAAGTGCACCATCATTACGTCATCACAGACAGTGTGATGAGGTGGTCGCTGAGGAGAGGTGGCAGCTGGATCTCTTTCGCCCCGCTGCCTCTTCCTTTAGCTTGCCACAGCACTGTTAGCCTCAAGGATCGTCTTTATGTGTTGGGAGGATGGTCGCCACAG AGCCATCCAGATGAGGAACCAGACAAGCTGAATAACCGAGTGTTTCAGTTTGATCCCGGTAAAGACCGATGGAAAGAATGCGCTAGGATGAAGTGCTCCAGGTATCGCTTTGGCTCTGCCGTTCTCAATGGAGAAATCTACATTTTAG gtGGCATTGGATGTGATGGAGAGGACCTCGGCCAATCACGTCGCTCTCTGAGCTCTGTAGAGATTTACAACCCGGAAACAGACACATGGAGGCTAGGCCCGACTCTGCCCATGTCCTTGCTGTCCCTCCGAAACAACACCACAAATGCAGGAGTAGTGCAAGGGAAGCTGTATCTCTGCGGATACTACAAGGGGGCAA GCCGTCATGAGATCATCACCAAGGAGGTTTTGGAATTGGACCCTGCCGAGAACGTGTGGGCAGTGGTAGAAAGACACGCAGCAATGCACGACAGCTATGATGTCTGCGTTGTGGCTAACCTCAATCCTCGTGACCTCATCACACAATGA
- the LOC119131734 gene encoding kelch repeat and BTB domain-containing protein 12-like isoform X1, whose protein sequence is MDTLLVATAQAEHGAHLLRQLEKMRTTQELTDVVLVAGGISFACHKVVLSAFSPYFQAMFTCGLKETRGGEVPLRDTSAHSLELLLGYMYRAELYLSNDNIQAVSAAAFLLHVDGAFRLCQRHMEARMDASNCVGLYHWARDLGATSLADCAFRYLCQHFTQVCEEEEVLDLDAQSLADLLASDDLNISQEEVVLELVLRWVAKRRGDSQREAQAVELLGRVRLELVDPVFLQKARRRNPVLLRDFECFRMFDTALQNSCQASAPPRQTLRYGMETTNFLICLGDVDKDGVPSRRGGRADQNFCFAPRDRKTHYIPSPLKGSAGFGQISGGAVTRDNTIVVAVEAEDERRMKRVDLYRYNPAEESIWVELCSAEHRDMYAFGLLGDAVYVIGGQMKVHHHYVITDSVMRWSLRRGGSWISFAPLPLPLACHSTVSLKDRLYVLGGWSPQSHPDEEPDKLNNRVFQFDPGKDRWKECARMKCSRYRFGSAVLNGEIYILGGIGCDGEDLGQSRRSLSSVEIYNPETDTWRLGPTLPMSLLSLRNNTTNAGVVQGKLYLCGYYKGASRHEIITKEVLELDPAENVWAVVERHAAMHDSYDVCVVANLNPRDLITQ, encoded by the exons ATGGATACTCTCCTGGTGGCCACCGCTCAGGCTGAGCATGGAGCACATCTTCTTAGGCAACTGGAGAAGATGAGAACTACCCAGGAGCTCACTGACGTGGTTCTAGTTGCTGGCGGCATTTCCTTCGCTTGCCACAAGGTGGTGCTGTCTGCATTTAGCCCATACTTCCAG GCCATGTTTACATGTGGTCTAAAAGAAACAAGGGGAGGCGAAGTACCCCTGAGAGACACTTCAGCTCACAGCTTGGAGCTTCTTCTGGGATACATGTACCGCGCTGAACTCTACCTGTCCAACGACAACATCCAGGCAGTGTCTGCTGCCGCCTTCCTGCTTCATGTCGATGGAGCATTCCG GTTATGTCAAAGGCACATGGAGGCCAGGATGGACGCTTCCAACTGTGTTGGTCTGTACCACTGGGCCAGAGACTTGGGGGCCACAAGTTTGGCTGACTGTGCTTTTCGATACCTTTGTCAACACTTTACACAG gtttgtgaagaagaggaagttCTGGATTTGGATGCTCAAAGTCTTGCAGATCTGCTGGCATCAGATGACCTGAACATCTCCCAGGAGGAGGTGGTGCTGGAGCTGGTGTTGCGTTGGGTGGCGAAGCGGCGAGGGGATTCGCAGAGGGAAGCTCAGGCTGTGGAGTTGCTCGGGCGTGTCCGGCTGGAGCTTGTGGATCCCGTGTTCCTGCAAAAAGCGAGGAGGAGAAACCCG GTTTTGCTGCGAGACTTTGAGTGCTTTCGGATGTTTGACACGGCTCTCCAGAACTCATGCCAGGCATCGGCCCCGCCTCGACAAACACTTCGCTACGGGATGGAGACCACCAACTTCCTGATCTGCTTGGGAGACGTGGACAAGGATGGGGTTCCATCCCGGCGTGGGGGCCGTGCTGATCAAAATTTTTGCTTCGCTCCCCGAGACAGAAAGACTCACTACATACCTTCTCCTCTGAAGGGCTCAGCGGGGTTTGGTCAGATCTCAGGGGGCGCTGTGACTCGTGACAACACCATAGTGGTCGCCGTAGAGGCAGAAGATGAACGTAGAATGAAGAGAGTGGATCTCTACAG GTACAATCCTGCCGAGGAGTCTATCTGGGTCGAACTTTGTTCGGCGGAACATAGGGACATGTATGCTTTCGGGCTGCTGGGTGACGCAGTCTACGTGATTGGCGGTCAGATGAAAGTGCACCATCATTACGTCATCACAGACAGTGTGATGAGGTGGTCGCTGAGGAGAGGTGGCAGCTGGATCTCTTTCGCCCCGCTGCCTCTTCCTTTAGCTTGCCACAGCACTGTTAGCCTCAAGGATCGTCTTTATGTGTTGGGAGGATGGTCGCCACAG AGCCATCCAGATGAGGAACCAGACAAGCTGAATAACCGAGTGTTTCAGTTTGATCCCGGTAAAGACCGATGGAAAGAATGCGCTAGGATGAAGTGCTCCAGGTATCGCTTTGGCTCTGCCGTTCTCAATGGAGAAATCTACATTTTAG gtGGCATTGGATGTGATGGAGAGGACCTCGGCCAATCACGTCGCTCTCTGAGCTCTGTAGAGATTTACAACCCGGAAACAGACACATGGAGGCTAGGCCCGACTCTGCCCATGTCCTTGCTGTCCCTCCGAAACAACACCACAAATGCAGGAGTAGTGCAAGGGAAGCTGTATCTCTGCGGATACTACAAGGGGGCAA GCCGTCATGAGATCATCACCAAGGAGGTTTTGGAATTGGACCCTGCCGAGAACGTGTGGGCAGTGGTAGAAAGACACGCAGCAATGCACGACAGCTATGATGTCTGCGTTGTGGCTAACCTCAATCCTCGTGACCTCATCACACAATGA
- the LOC119131734 gene encoding kelch repeat and BTB domain-containing protein 12-like isoform X3 — protein MDTLLVATAQAEHGAHLLRQLEKMRTTQELTDVVLVAGGISFACHKVVLSAFSPYFQAMFTCGLKETRGGEVPLRDTSAHSLELLLGYMYRAELYLSNDNIQAVSAAAFLLHVDGAFRLCQRHMEARMDASNCVGLYHWARDLGATSLADCAFRYLCQHFTQVCEEEEVLDLDAQSLADLLASDDLNISQEEVVLELVLRWVAKRRGDSQREAQAVELLGRVRLELVDPVFLQKARRRNPVLLRDFECFRMFDTALQNSCQASAPPRQTLRYGMETTNFLICLGDVDKDGVPSRRGGRADQNFCFAPRDRKTHYIPSPLKGSAGFGQISGGAVTRDNTIVVAVEAEDERRMKRVDLYRYNPAEESIWVELCSAEHRDMYAFGLLGDAVYVIGGQMKVHHHYVITDSVMRWSLRRGGSWISFAPLPLPLACHSTVSLKDRLYVLGGWSPQSHPDEEPDKLNNRVFQFDPGKDRWKECARMKCSRYRFGSAVLNGEIYILGGIGCDGEDLGQSRRSLSSVEIYNPETDTWRLGPTLPMSLLSLRNNTTNAGVVQGKLYLCGYYKGAVMRSSPRRFWNWTLPRTCGQW, from the exons ATGGATACTCTCCTGGTGGCCACCGCTCAGGCTGAGCATGGAGCACATCTTCTTAGGCAACTGGAGAAGATGAGAACTACCCAGGAGCTCACTGACGTGGTTCTAGTTGCTGGCGGCATTTCCTTCGCTTGCCACAAGGTGGTGCTGTCTGCATTTAGCCCATACTTCCAG GCCATGTTTACATGTGGTCTAAAAGAAACAAGGGGAGGCGAAGTACCCCTGAGAGACACTTCAGCTCACAGCTTGGAGCTTCTTCTGGGATACATGTACCGCGCTGAACTCTACCTGTCCAACGACAACATCCAGGCAGTGTCTGCTGCCGCCTTCCTGCTTCATGTCGATGGAGCATTCCG GTTATGTCAAAGGCACATGGAGGCCAGGATGGACGCTTCCAACTGTGTTGGTCTGTACCACTGGGCCAGAGACTTGGGGGCCACAAGTTTGGCTGACTGTGCTTTTCGATACCTTTGTCAACACTTTACACAG gtttgtgaagaagaggaagttCTGGATTTGGATGCTCAAAGTCTTGCAGATCTGCTGGCATCAGATGACCTGAACATCTCCCAGGAGGAGGTGGTGCTGGAGCTGGTGTTGCGTTGGGTGGCGAAGCGGCGAGGGGATTCGCAGAGGGAAGCTCAGGCTGTGGAGTTGCTCGGGCGTGTCCGGCTGGAGCTTGTGGATCCCGTGTTCCTGCAAAAAGCGAGGAGGAGAAACCCG GTTTTGCTGCGAGACTTTGAGTGCTTTCGGATGTTTGACACGGCTCTCCAGAACTCATGCCAGGCATCGGCCCCGCCTCGACAAACACTTCGCTACGGGATGGAGACCACCAACTTCCTGATCTGCTTGGGAGACGTGGACAAGGATGGGGTTCCATCCCGGCGTGGGGGCCGTGCTGATCAAAATTTTTGCTTCGCTCCCCGAGACAGAAAGACTCACTACATACCTTCTCCTCTGAAGGGCTCAGCGGGGTTTGGTCAGATCTCAGGGGGCGCTGTGACTCGTGACAACACCATAGTGGTCGCCGTAGAGGCAGAAGATGAACGTAGAATGAAGAGAGTGGATCTCTACAG GTACAATCCTGCCGAGGAGTCTATCTGGGTCGAACTTTGTTCGGCGGAACATAGGGACATGTATGCTTTCGGGCTGCTGGGTGACGCAGTCTACGTGATTGGCGGTCAGATGAAAGTGCACCATCATTACGTCATCACAGACAGTGTGATGAGGTGGTCGCTGAGGAGAGGTGGCAGCTGGATCTCTTTCGCCCCGCTGCCTCTTCCTTTAGCTTGCCACAGCACTGTTAGCCTCAAGGATCGTCTTTATGTGTTGGGAGGATGGTCGCCACAG AGCCATCCAGATGAGGAACCAGACAAGCTGAATAACCGAGTGTTTCAGTTTGATCCCGGTAAAGACCGATGGAAAGAATGCGCTAGGATGAAGTGCTCCAGGTATCGCTTTGGCTCTGCCGTTCTCAATGGAGAAATCTACATTTTAG gtGGCATTGGATGTGATGGAGAGGACCTCGGCCAATCACGTCGCTCTCTGAGCTCTGTAGAGATTTACAACCCGGAAACAGACACATGGAGGCTAGGCCCGACTCTGCCCATGTCCTTGCTGTCCCTCCGAAACAACACCACAAATGCAGGAGTAGTGCAAGGGAAGCTGTATCTCTGCGGATACTACAAGGGG GCCGTCATGAGATCATCACCAAGGAGGTTTTGGAATTGGACCCTGCCGAGAACGTGTGGGCAGTGGTAG